A window of Nocardioidaceae bacterium genomic DNA:
TAGCCGAGGGAGTCCGCGCCGATGCTGCGGCAGATCTCCTCGGTGTTCAGGCCGTTGGCGATCAGCTCGGCCCGGGTGGCGAAGTCGATGCCGTAGAAGCAGGGCCACTTCACCGGCGGCGCGGAGATGCGGACGTGGATCTCGGCCGCGCCGGCCTCGCGCAGCATGCGGATCAGGGAGCGCTGCGTGTTGCCGCGGACGATGGTGTCGTCGACGACCACGAGGCGCTTGCCCTCGATGACGTCGCGCAACGGGTTGAGCTTCAACCGGATGCCGAGCTGTCGGATGGTGTCGCTGGGCTGGATGAAGGTGCGACCGACGTAGGAGTTCTTCACCAGGCCGGTGCCGTACGGGATGCCGGACTCCTCGGCGTACCCGATCGCCGCGGGCGTGCCCGACTCCGGCACCGGGATGACGAGGTCGGCCTCGGCCGGGAAGTCCCGCGCGAGGCGACGCCCGATCTCCACACGCACCGAGTGCACGCGCTGGTCGTTCATGCGGGTGTCGGGGCGGGCGAGGTAGACGAACTCGAAGAGACAGTGCTTCGGCGCCTTCTCGGCGAACGTGCGCGTACGCAGGCCGTCGGCGTCGATGACGACCATCTCGCCGGGCTCGACCTCCCGCACGTAGGAGGCACCGACGATGTCGAGCGCCGCGGTCTCGCTCGCGACGACCCAGCCGCGCTCGAGACGACCCAGCACCAGCGGGCGGATGCCCTGGGGGTCCCGGGCCGCGTAGAGGGTGTGCTCGTCCATCCAGACCAGCGAGAAGGCGCCGCGGACGAGCGGCAGCAGCTCGGCGGCCCGGTCCTCGAGGGACTCGTGCGGGTGGTGCGCCAGCAGGCCGGTCAGCACCGAGGAGTCGTTGGTCGAGAACTCCTTCATCCTCAGCTCAATCTCACCGGAGTCGCTCGGCAGCTCGGCGAGCATCGCCGCCAGCTCGGAGGTGTTGATCAGGTTGCCGTTGTGCCCCAGGGCCAGCGATCCGTGTGCGGTGGGCCGGAAGGTCGGCTGCGCGTTGTTCCAGGTCGAGGCGCCGGTGGTGGAGTAGCGGCTGTGTCCGATCGCGAGGTTGCCCTGGAGGGTGGCGAGCGTCGGCTCGTCGAAGACCTGGCTGACCAGGCCCATGTCCTTGTAGACGAGGATCTGACGGCCGTTGCTCACCGCGATGCCGGCGGACTCCTGACCGCGGTGCTGCAGGGCGTACAGGCCGTAGTAGGTGAGCTTCGCGACCTCCTCGCCGGGCGCCCACACCCCGAAGACGCCACAGGCGTCCTGAGGACCGAGATCGGTCGGGTCGAGGGCGGTGGTCAGGCGGCCGTCGCCGCCGCGTCTCCCGGGCACACGGACCAGCCTAACGGCCGCCCTCGGCTGCCTGCGAGCCCGACGGGTTAGCCCTGCGCGGCGGCCTGTGACACCGTGGGGACATGACTGCCACGACCTCCGACAGCACCACCGTCGAGCACCCGGCGGGCGGTCCCGACCTCGGCGGGAGCCTCGACAGCGCGGGCCACATCGCGCTCACCGAGAAGCACGCGGCCCACAACTACCATCCCCTGCCCGTCGTGCTCGCCTCGGGCGAGGGGGCGTGGGTGACCGACGTCGAGGGGCGCCGCTACCTCGACTGCCTCGCCGGCTACTCGGCGCTGAACTTCGGGCACTCCCACCCACGACTGCTCGCGCGGGCCCAGCAGCAGCTGTCGACGCTGACGCTGACCTCGCGCGCCTTCTTCAACGACCAGCTCGGCCCGTTCACCCGCGACCTCGCCGCGCTCGCCGGCAAGGACATGGTGCTGCCGATGAACACCGGCGCCGAGGCCGTCGAGACCGCCGTGAAGGTCGCCCGCAAGTGGGGCTACCGCACCAAGGGCATCACCGACGGCGCGGCGAAGATCGTGGTCATGGCCGGCAACTTCCACGGTCGCACCACCACGATCATCAGCTTCAGCAACGACGAGGTCGCCCGCAAGGAGTACGCGCCGTACACCCAGGGCTTCGCGATGGTCCCCTACGGCGACGTCGAGGCGCTGCGCGAGGCGATGGACGACGACGTCGTCGCCGTGCTGCTCGAGCCGATCCAGGGCGAGGGCGGCGTGGTGATCCCGCCGGAGGGCTTCCTCCGCGACGTGCGCGCGGTCTGCTCCGAGCACGGTGCGCTGATGATCGCCGACGAGATCCAGTCGGGTCTGGCGCGCACGGGACGCACCTTCGCCTGCGACCACGAGGACGTCGTGCCCGACATGTACGTGCTCGGCAAGGCGCTGGGCGGCGGTCTCTACCCCGTCTCCGCCGTCGTCGCCGACGAGTCCGTGCTCGGTGTGATCTCCCCCGGCACCCACGGGTCGACCTTCGGCGGCAACCCGCTGGCAGCGGCCGTCGGGCACGAGGTCGTGCAGATGCTCGGTGAGGGCGCGTTCCAGGCCCGCGCGGCCGAGCTCGGCGAGCGGTTGGAGAAGGGCCTGACGGCCTACGTCGGCAAGGGTCT
This region includes:
- a CDS encoding amidophosphoribosyltransferase — its product is MPGRRGGDGRLTTALDPTDLGPQDACGVFGVWAPGEEVAKLTYYGLYALQHRGQESAGIAVSNGRQILVYKDMGLVSQVFDEPTLATLQGNLAIGHSRYSTTGASTWNNAQPTFRPTAHGSLALGHNGNLINTSELAAMLAELPSDSGEIELRMKEFSTNDSSVLTGLLAHHPHESLEDRAAELLPLVRGAFSLVWMDEHTLYAARDPQGIRPLVLGRLERGWVVASETAALDIVGASYVREVEPGEMVVIDADGLRTRTFAEKAPKHCLFEFVYLARPDTRMNDQRVHSVRVEIGRRLARDFPAEADLVIPVPESGTPAAIGYAEESGIPYGTGLVKNSYVGRTFIQPSDTIRQLGIRLKLNPLRDVIEGKRLVVVDDTIVRGNTQRSLIRMLREAGAAEIHVRISAPPVKWPCFYGIDFATRAELIANGLNTEEICRSIGADSLGYVSLEQLVEATNTPYDNLCRACFDGEYPVALPEPALLGKSLLESDGRAHIDVDGLATVTPGGGSTASLRHP
- the rocD gene encoding ornithine--oxo-acid transaminase, with the translated sequence MTATTSDSTTVEHPAGGPDLGGSLDSAGHIALTEKHAAHNYHPLPVVLASGEGAWVTDVEGRRYLDCLAGYSALNFGHSHPRLLARAQQQLSTLTLTSRAFFNDQLGPFTRDLAALAGKDMVLPMNTGAEAVETAVKVARKWGYRTKGITDGAAKIVVMAGNFHGRTTTIISFSNDEVARKEYAPYTQGFAMVPYGDVEALREAMDDDVVAVLLEPIQGEGGVVIPPEGFLRDVRAVCSEHGALMIADEIQSGLARTGRTFACDHEDVVPDMYVLGKALGGGLYPVSAVVADESVLGVISPGTHGSTFGGNPLAAAVGHEVVQMLGEGAFQARAAELGERLEKGLTAYVGKGLDAVRVRGLWAGADITDDVMTGRDVTEGLLARGILSKEAHGQTVRLAPPIVADEDDIDRLVAAFGDVLGA